From one Lycium barbarum isolate Lr01 chromosome 6, ASM1917538v2, whole genome shotgun sequence genomic stretch:
- the LOC132599223 gene encoding squalene synthase has product MGSLRAILKNPDDLYPLIKLKLAARHAEQQIPPEPHWAFCYSMLHKVSRSFALVIQQLPLELRDAVCIFYLVLRALDTVEDDTSIPTDVKVPILISFHQHVYDREWHFSCGTKEYKVLMDQFHHVSTAFLELGNHYQLAIEDITMRMGAGMAKFICKEVETTDDYDEYCHYVAGLVGLGLSKLFHASGKEDLASDSLSNSMGLFLQKTNIIRDYLEDINEVPKCRMFWPREIWSKYVNKLEDLKYEENSDKAVQCLNDMVTNSLSHVEDCLTYMYNLRDPAIFRFCAIPQVMAIGTLAMCYDNIEVFRGVVKMRRGLTAKVIDRTRTMADVYGAFFDFSCMLKSKVNNNDPNATKTLKRLEVILKTCRDSGTLNKRKSYVIKSESNYSPVLIVVIFIILAIILAQLSGNRS; this is encoded by the exons ATGGGGAGTTTGAGAGCGATTTTGAAGAATCCAGATGATTTGTATCCATTGATAAAATTGAAACTAGCGGCTAGACACGCCGAACAGCAGATCCCACCAGAGCCACATTGGGCCTTCTGTTACTCAATGCTTCATAAGGTTTCTCGTAGCTTTGCTCTCGTCATTCAACAACTTCCTCTCGAACTTCGTGACGCT GTATGCATCTTCTATTTGGTCCTTCGAGCACTTGACACTGTTG AGGATGATACCAGCATTCCCACTGATGTTAAAGTACCTATTCTGATCTCTTTTCATCAGCATGTTTATGATCGTGAATGGCATTTTTCTT GTGGTACAAAGGAGTACAAGGTTCTCATGGACCAGTTCCATCATGTTTCAACTGCTTTTCTGGAGCTTGGGAATCA TTATCAGCTGGCAATTGAGGATATTACCATGAGGATGGGTGCAGGAATGGCAAAATTTATATGCAAGGAG GTGGAAACAACCGATGATTATGACGAATATTGTCACTATGTTGCTGGGCTTGTTGGGTTGGGATTGTCAAAACTGTTCCATGCCTCTGGGAAAGAAGATTTGGCTTCAGATTCTCTCTCCAACTCCATGGGTTTATTTCTGCAG AAAACAAACATCATCAGAGATTATTTGGAAGACATAAATGAAGTGCCCAAGTGCCGTATGTTCTGGCCCCGTGAGATTTGGAGTAAATATGTTAACAAGCTTGAG GACTTAAAGTACGAGGAGAACTCGGACAAGGCAGTCCAATGTCTCAATGACATGGTCACCAATTCTTTGTCACATGTAGAAGATTGCTTGACTTACATGTACAATTTGCGTGATCCTGCCATCTTTCGATTCTGTGCTATTCCTCAG GTCATGGCAATTGGGACATTAGCTATGTGCTACGACAATATCGAAGTCTTCAGAGGAGTGGTAAAAATGAGGCGTG GTCTGACTGCTAAGGTCATTGACCGGACCAGGACTATGGCAGATGTATATGGTGCTTTTTTTGACTTTTCTTGTATGCTGAAATCCAAG GTTAATAATAATgatccaaatgcaacaaaaactTTGAAGAGGCTTGAAGTGATCCTGAAAACTTGCAGAGATTCGGGAACCTTGAACAAAAG GAAATCTTATGTAATCAAGAGCGAGTCTAATTACAGTCCAGTTCTG ATTGTTGTCATTTTCATCATACTGGCTATTATTCTTGCACAGCTATCTGGAAACCGATCTTAG
- the LOC132599224 gene encoding SH3 domain-containing protein 2, whose amino-acid sequence MDAIRKQATRLREQVARQQQAVLKQFGAGGYGSDLATDEAELQQHHKLEKLYISTRAAKHFQRDIVRGVEGYIVTGSKQIEIGTKLSEDSRKYGAENTCTSGTTLSKAALGFSRARAQMEKERGNLLKALGTQVAEPLRAMVMGAPLEDARHLAQRYDRMRQEAESQAVEVSRRQAKLREGTGHPDMAYKLEAAEAKLQDLKSNTNTLGKEASAAMAAVEAQQQRLTLQRLISMVESERSYHQRILQILDQLEAEMLSERQRIEAAPAPAPSMDTMPPPPSYEEVNGVSTSPVQNGSTDSMGYFLGEVMYPYQAESDVELNLSVGEYIVIRKVSNNGWAEGECKGRAGWFPFGYIERRDRVLASKVAEVF is encoded by the exons ATGGACGCGATCAGAAAACAAGCTACTAGGCTTAGGGAACAAGTCGCTCGTCAACAACAA GCTGTCCTCAAGCAGTTTGGAGCAGGGGGATATGGTTCAGATCTTGCAACTGATGAAGCTGAACTCCAGCAGCATCATAAGCTTGAAAAGCTTTACATATCCACTCGTGCTGCAAAG CATTTTCAAAGGGATATTGTTCGTGGTGTTGAAGGTTATATTGTTACTGGGTCTAAACAAATTGAAATAG GAACTAAGCTGTCAGAAGATAGCAGGAAATATGGCGCTGAAAATACATGTACAAGTGGTACAACATTGTCAAAGGCTGCATTAGGTTTTTCACGTGCTCGTGCACAGATGGAGAAGGAGCGAGGAAATCTGTTGAAAGCCCTTGGAACGCAG GTTGCAGAACCATTAAGGGCCATGGTGATGGGAGCTCCATTGGAAGATGCTCGACATCTAGCTCAAAGATATGATAGAATGCGACAAGAGGCAGAATCACAG GCTGTTGAAGTATCCAGACGACAAGCTAAATTGAGAGAAGGAACAGGTCATCCTGACATGGCATATAAACTGGAGGCAGCTGAGGCAAAGCTACAAGACTTGAAGTCAAACACGAATACATTAGGAAAAGAAGCTTCAGCAGCTATGGCTGCTGTTGAAGCTCAGCAGCAAAGATTGACACTCCAACGATTGATTTCCATG GTTGAATCAGAACGGTCATACCATCAGAGAATCCTTCAGATTCTTGATCAGCTAGAAGCCGAG ATGTTATCAGAGCGCCAGCGTATTGAAGCAGCTCCTGCTCCTGCTCCTAGCATGGATACTATGCCTCCACCTCCCTCATATGAAGAAGTAAATGGTGTCTCTACTTCACCCGTACAAAATGGATCAACTGATAGTATGGGTTACTTTCTCGGAGAA GTCATGTACCCATATCAAGCTGAATCTGATGTGGAGCTTAATTTGTCTGTTGGAGAATATATCGTTATTCGCAAG GTTTCTAACAATGGTTGGGCTGAAGGTGAATGCAAGGGCAGAGCAGGATGGTTCCCTTTTGGTTACATTGAAAGAAGAGATCGTGTCCTAGCTAGCAAAGTGGCCGAAGTTTTCTGA